From a single Oreochromis niloticus isolate F11D_XX linkage group LG3, O_niloticus_UMD_NMBU, whole genome shotgun sequence genomic region:
- the ttc39b gene encoding tetratricopeptide repeat protein 39B → MAHVGNGAAAEEEDCFEDAFDRIPAAGNMDLQTAIQETQCALNLVLNNKFSQALDLLKPWWRDSMYHALGYSSILVMQATMTFEHRDIQTAMATIKEALHTCQRFRKKNSMVGSLSGLISKQSNLQEGEMHAELCYAECLLQKATLTFVQDENMISFIKGGIKIRTSYQIYKDCQNVLNVTQDLASQSDSFRQFEGGVKLGIGSFNLMLSLLPQRILRLLEFIGFSGNRGFGLSQLREGASSHSLRSILCVLTLLFYHTYVSLILGTAEGNLVEAEALLEPYQQKYPKGSIILFYSARIAALRGNFQKARARYEECVSSQQEWKQIHHLCYWELMWTHSYQQEWEQAYHYADLLCKESRWSKAIYVYQKAAILSMMSEEELKKTGENVVELFRQVEGLKQRLAGKSIPTEKFAVRKSRRYKAANPIPLVIPLLEMMYVWNGFTIVGKRADCTESLLVTIEKAEEQLRNDPNPSEFHTDDSCLVQMLKGLCLKHLGRLLQAELCFTQVLSSEGRIRYDHYLIPFTLYELGLLYKQQGDFLKATTYIENAKTNYKDYSMESRLHFRIHAALNSLKGSPAGTP, encoded by the exons GACTGCTTCGAAGATGCCTTTGATCGGATACCTGC GGCGGGTAACATGGATCTGCAGACTGCCATCCAGGAGACTCAGTGTGCTCTCAACCTCGTCCTCAACAACAAGTTTTCTCAAGCCCTGGATCTCCTCAAACCATG GTGGAGGGACAGCATGTACCACGCTCTGGGATACAGCAGCATCCTGGTGATGCAGGCTACCATGACCTTTGAGCACAGAGACATCCAGACTGCCATGGCAACCATCAAGGAGGCGTTGCACACCTGTCAGAG GTTCAGGAAGAAGAACTCGATGGTCGGATCTTTGTCTGGGTTGATCAGCAAACAGTCCAACCTGCAGGAAG GAGAGATGCACGCAGAGCTTTGCTACGCTGAATGTCTTCTGCAGAAAGCAACGCTGACATTTGTACAG GATGAGAACATGATCAGTTTTATCAAAGGAGGGATCAAGATTCGTACCAGCTACCAAATCTACAA GGATTGTCAGAATGTGCTGAATGTCACTCAAGACCTGGCTAGCCAGTCAGATTCATTTAGACAGTTTGAAGGTGGAGTCAAGTTGGGCATTGGATCTTTCAACCTg ATGTTGTCACTCCTTCCTCAGAGAATTTTGAGGTTGTTGGAGTTTATCGGGTTCTCAGGAAACAGG GGGTTTGGTTTGTCCCAGTTGAGAGAGGGAGCCTCCAGCCACAGTTTGCGGTCAATCCTCTGTGTTCTGACTCTGCTCTTCTACCACACATATGTCTCACTCATACTGG GAACTGCAGAGGGGAACTTGGTGGAAGCTGAAGCTCTGCTGGAGCCATACCAACAGAAATACCCCAAA ggtTCCATAATCCTCTTCTACTCTGCTCGCATTGCCGCGCTGCGAGGAAACTTTCAGAAG gcTCGGGCCAGGTACGAGGAGTGTGTGAGCAGCCAGCAGGAGTGGAAGCAGATTCACCACTTGTGTTACTGGGAGCTTATGTGGACTCACTCTTACCAGCAGGAGTGGGAACAGGCGTACCACTACGCTGACTTGCTGTGCAAGGAGAGTCGCTGGTCCAAG GCTATCTATGTTTACCAGAAGGCAGCCATTTTAAGCATGATGtcagaggaggagctgaagaagacGGGGGAGAATGTTGTGGAGCTCTTCAG gcaggTGGAGGGGCTGAAACAGCGCCTGGCTGGGAAGTCCATTCCAACTGAAAAATTTGCAGTGAGGAAGTCCAGGCGTTACAAAGCTGCTAACCCCATCCCCCTGGTCATCCCTTTGCTG GAGATGATGTACGTTTGGAATGGTTTCACCATCGTTGGAAAGCGAGCCGACTGTACCGAGTCCCTGCTGGTAACCATAGAAAAGGCAGAGGAACAGCTTCGCAATGACCCCA ATCCATCGGAGTTTCACACAGATGACAGCTGTCTGGTCCAGATGTTGAAGGGACTCTGCCTGAAGCACCTGGGCAGGTTACTGCAGGCTGAGCTGTGCTTCACACAGGTGCTCTCCAG TGAGGGTCGGATCAGATATGATCACTACTTGATTCCTTTCACCCTTTACGAGTTGGGTCTGCTGTATAAACAACAGGGAGACTTCCTTAAGGCCACCACCTATATCGAAAACGCCAA GACAAACTACAAGGACTACTCCATGGAGTCCAGACTGCACTTCAGGATCCACGCAGCCCTTAACAGCCTCAAAGGATCACCTGCTGGCACCCCATAA